GTACAGAAATGCCTCCAGATTCATCCTCCTGCCTCCCAGTCGCCGCTTATGGAAACGGATGCGGATATGGATTAAGCTGTTCCAGTGTCAGCGGTTGTTTTGCATAGCCGAGTTCCATTGGCACCCTCAACACCCTTTCCAGCCCCGTTACACGGGTAAGATGATGCCCGAACGTCATCGGCAACATCCCCGGAATCAGCGCCTTTACACAATGGAGTCCGTTTCGGCTTATTTCCGGTGTTGTCTGGTTCACCACTATCACGTCGAGGTTCAACCGGCGAAACACCTGAAGAATGTCCCGCAGGTCATCGGTCAGATCCTTATGCCTTACTCCCCGCTTGAATTCCTCATCAAACGTTCTCAATGGACGATTTTCATCCAGCAAAAATTGCAGACGCTCCTCCGCTTGCGGCAAACCGTACACCATGCCATGATCATCCATCTTTCGCACCAGGGTAGAATCTTGCAACATGCGCTCATACTCCTCTTGGTTCGCCTCAAATTTCTCATCAAGCGTCAGCATCATACCAGCCAGCTCGTGAACCGCACTTTTCACTGCCCGGACAGGGTCCGGATGAGCTCCGGCCCCACAGATGATATTCAATCCCCTTGTCTTCCTGTTTTTTGCCAACGCCCAGACGCTTGGAATCCCATTCTCCATCGTCGAGTTAAACAAATACAGATCATACCCCGCCACCGCACGGACACGTTCGACCATCAACTGAAATTCCTGATCATCAACGGAATAAGGGTCAATACGCGGGATAGGCAATTGGGCGTACCAGGTCATCAGAAATGAATCTCGTTCCACCACTTCCAAAATGCCGTAGAAAATGGCTTCCTCCAAACTTCCGCCCAACGCGCATCCGTTGGAAGTTTCATAGACAAATCCTTGCCCGCAGCCCAAGCTGTAATAGGCAAGCAACTGTGGAACCAGAATCGGACGCTCTTCTAAAAAAGAATAACCCCATACCCAATCCATTGGGCGGTCAGGATCAAACGGTTTAAATGGAAAATCAGGCCGTGCATACTGTTCTTTCGCGTGCAATCCTACCTTGACGGGATTCAGCGCTTGATCTGACAAATTGCGGTAACTGTCGTGGATGACCGTCCGTTTACCGCGGGGAGCCAGACCACAGTACCGTTCCAAGCCCTCCAAAATAGCCGTTATTTCGCTTACCGCATAGGAATGAGTCCGGCCTGCTGCTCCCTCGTCGCCCGTGAACAACGGCAGGTTTACACTCGCATCGGCAAACGGCGAGATGAGGTTATACATTTTCCCATTCAATAAACCAGTCCGGTCATCTAGATAGTCATCGACCAGCACTTCCTTCAGGTCATCTATTGAACGGCAGCGGTAACTGTCGGCATGAATCTTCGGACTTGGTTGAAGTGAGATGTGGGCTGCTGCCAGCGAATCATCGGGTAATTGACCACAAACCGAACACAGCGGATCGGGCAGAAAGAAGTGACGTGAGCTCTTCAACGTTTTCAGGTTGATCAACAATACCCGGCCTTCCAAGTGGGGCCGTTTGCCCTCTAGCACCCTTTGCGCCTCCGCTTTAAGCAGGTAAGCCATCTGCAAAAGGCCCGTACGCGATGCCCAGGCGTCACGTGTGATTTCTTCTTGAGCCCCCAGTCTCTGTTGCAGTTCAAACATCTCCCTGCGGTCACGTCCTGCTATGAGGCGCCGCCAGTCAGCACACTGGGAACATCCCGGCGTACCCGGGCGAACCAGCGGTCCGATGACGCCATCGCCAAATGAAATGAAACCTCGCAGCCAAGGGATGTTGGTTGGTCGCAAAACCTCTTCCGCCTGTTGATGAACGGAGGGATGCCAGGCATCGTGCACCACCAGAACCAAATCAGCCGCTTCCGGTACTCCAGCCTCGAAACCGGTGTGACGAATGACCTGGTATTGTCCGGACAGTTCTCCGCATACGAAGTCCGCCAACAATCCTTCTCCGATGACCACCACCACAGGATTCACTGAGATTCCTCCTCTCGCAGCAACACACCAAACACTCCTGCCAATCCCTCTTTCACAAATGGTTCCAACGCCAGTTCGAAGACCAAAAGACGCTTGCGATTCCGTTTCAATCGCTGCATGGCGGACAGTAAGAGCTCGGATTGTGCCGTCTCTTCACACGCAGGGATGTCAAGGCTTAGCGGCGCCTTTTCTTCCCACAACACGGACGAAACCTCCAACGGTGGTGTCGGGAGGTCAGTCGCTTGGTTTTGTGCCTTCGTAACCGCCTGTTGCAACGCCTGCCGCAACGCCAGTGTTACATTCAATCCTACACTTCCATACCAGCGGTCTTTCGTACCGACCCATACCACAGGGAAGCCGCACACTTCCTCTCCCAAGCCGATTAGTGGTGCTCCCTGCATCGTGGTCAGTGCCTGCAAATAAAACCGGCAACGTTCATCTTCTATGGCACTCAATTGCACCCGAGAGACAGAATAAGTCTGATCCTCCTTTTGCTTGACCAGCTCCTCGGCCAAACACTTTTGCAGCCCACGGCAAACGCCTTCCGCAAACGTTTCCCCCGCTCCGATACCAACAAATTCCTGCGGTACTGCCACACTACCCTCTGTCGCTTCCTTATGTGGGGGCAGAGTCGTAACGAAGAGACCGGCCATTCGGGACACATACGCTTCAATTCCGGCAAGTCCCGCTTCCCGGCGTGCTTCGTCATGCGTCAGCCCTGTACAGATTATTTCCGGTAAAAGCTTAGCCGGTCCTTCCGACAGCGGGTCGGCTGGCTGAACGCGGCACTGTGCTAACGGAAGCTGCCTTAAATCACCTTCCTCCCAAATATGAAAAATCCCTGATTCCGCTGATGTCAATGAGCCGAAGTAAGATAGCAATGCACCAGGCTTACTTTTTCCTGAACTTCGTCTGAGCAGAAGTTCGGGATCCTCAACCCATTCGGCATGCGCATTTCTTGCCACCAAGGGATGAGGCAGAAACGAATGCCAATTGCCTTCCAACGTCTCCAGATCCAGCAGGAAAAATTGATTATTCCGTTCCGGTTCGGTCACTCCCGTCACCGTTTTAAACAATTCAAACACGATTAGATTGGCCAACATCGCTTCTGCTGTGGAAGAGAAGGTGGAGAACTGTGGATCTTTATACAGCGCGGATTGGTGTATGCGCCGCCACGCTGACTCCCAACATCCGTTAGAGTCCGGATGCACCACAGGACCTGCCAGACCTGCCTGCTCCACAAACATGGCGGGGAGGAATCCCTTCTTCTCTTCCCTGCAAACCGTATGAACAGCCCGCAATTCCTCTATATCGCCCTCCTGAGACACATACAAAATCCAATCAAACGGCTGCATAATCTCCTGCCAAGCACTTACCCTCTCATTCTGCAGCGTGATCTCCTCTACCGCCACCTCGGGGTCCGTTTTACGGGCATGTGCCTCCAGTTCCACTAACCGCTGCCGGTTAGTCGGCACTGAGTCCGTGACCAGCACGTGGAACTTGGGCAATCCGGCTTCAAGCAACGCAGAAACCAACGAGACAAAAAAAGGGCCGGCACCGATCGCCAACACTTTGGCCTGACGAAAGGCTTGAAAACGATACGCACCCGAATCGCCAAAACTGTCCAAAAATTCAATTTGAGAAGCATACTTTTTAAGAATCTGTTCCGTTAATTGATGTGGACGGTCTTGGCTTACATCCCGAACAAACCCGTTTCGATACAGCACTTCTGCAATTTCATACACCCGGTCCCGGTACGGGCCAGGCAATCCGTCTGTCAAATCCCCCAACGTGTACTCCCCGTTGAACATCGGTATCAGTTTTTCAATCCACTGATCGATCGTACTGCCTTCCATACGGAACGAACATAAGTTGTTCCGAACATACACACCGCCGTTTGGATCAGGGAGAAAAAACGTGTCCCTTTTCACTTTCAGACGCATAGAAGGGGTCAAATTTGTCATTCCGTTCCTCCTAACCTTGAGCTGTTCTCAAATCTGCATCATCACTTTCACCATTATCCTATGTAGCGCAATTTGTCTATTATGTCTAATCTATAGAGAAGAGCCCCTACAACAACTTATGTAGAGGCGGTATCTTCTCCTTAGGCCACCACGGTTCCCGTTCGAAAACCGAATTGATTAACCACTGCAACGACCGCCACAATTACCGGCACAATTACCCCCACACCTAAAACAGTTAGCGCAACGAAAACAATTGGAGCAGCGAAAACAGTTAGCGCAACGAAAACAATTAAAGCAACGAAAACAGTTAAAGCAAATAAAGCCGAAGCATAGTCGGGCCTGATCGGCATAGTACTGGTTTTGGTCCCAAGGAACTGGCTCACTTGCCTGAAAATCTCCAGTATTCAAATTTTGAAGTTCCTTTTGAAAATCATCCATTTTCATAACCTCCTGTAAATTAAATGAACATGCCAGCCAACCTGAGTGAGGAACAGAACAAACATCACCAGAAAAACAACTGGCATAACAGGTAAAGCCAACAATACTTCGTACTTTCACCAACAAAATATGAACGATGATTGGGTGTTGTTACTGATTGAAGTGCCTATTTTCTATTGTTTTTTTGAGAAAATTAAGAAAATAAACTGTATAAACAAAAAGTCTTAAATTACAATAGGTGGTGCATAAAATAATTTAAGATTTCAAAACAAATATTGATAAAAAAATACGAAGAACACTTAATGGACATATTGGACAATATCGCAGCTGATGTGATCACTTCCGCTCGTTTACGTAAAAAAGAAGGGCATCCAATGCCGAAACAGGAGGATCACCGTGATGAAAAGTCGATTGAATCAAGAAATGCTCGATGAGCTTGTCGCTCATACGGCAAAGAAACCAAACATTTTTGGAGTTGTAATGTGTGTAGAAAAAGGCGATGACTCCATGGAACTGGTGAGTGCCGCTGGAAATATGCACACGGATGATCTCTATTTCATTGCCAGTGTCACCAAAATGTACGTGACTACCGTTTTGTTCAAATTACGTGCGCAAAGGTATCTCCAATTGGAAGACCCTATTTCCAAGTATTTGCCCAAAGACATGACCGAAAGGATTCATGTATTAAATGGAATTGACTATACCCATCAAATCACCATCAAGCATCTGGTGTCCAATACATCAGGAATCCCTGACTACTTTTCCTCCGATGTTTTTAAGAACTTGGTGAATGGTGAAGATCAGTCCTGGAATGTGGAGAAGACGCTGCAAGTGATTAAAAACAAAAAACCGAGATTCTCACCCGGGCAGAAAAGGAAAGCTCAATACTCAGATACGAATTTTCAGTTGCTAGGCAAGATCATTGAAGTCGTGACCGGGGAAAGTCTGTCCTCCGTATACCAACGCTTGATTTTTGACGAGCTCTGTTTGGAAAAAACGCATGTATTTGATCATAAAGAACCACGGAATGAGCAACCAATCTCCATGTATTACAAATCAAAACGGCTTGATCTGCCGCTGTACATTTCTTCGATTCCCGCGGAAGGAGGCGTGGTGTCCACCGCCAAAGAAACGATGCGGTTTTTACGGGCTTATTTTGATGGACATCTTTTTCCCCGGGAAGAACTTCAGGAATTACAGCAATGGAATCTTCTGTTTGCGCCTTCCCTGTCTTTTTACGGACTTGGTCTGGCGATACAACCTTTATTTCTTCCAGATTTTATTCGTAAAAGCGGGCTAATGGGCCACTGGGGGCAAACGGGGGCATTTGCTTTCTATCATCCGCCAACCGATCTTTATTTTACTGGTACTGTTAATCAATTAACTGGACACTTTCACGCCATAAGACTGATGTCCAAAATCATTCGAAAAGAACGTGTTCGAGAAAACGAATGATCATTCTGTCCTAACCCAGTGGATCTTATCCCGCCAACATATAAAAAATACTAGGGATATCCACTCCATTCAATATTTTGATGCTTATTATGTAGATTTGTCACTAGCGTTGCGTTATAAAAATTTTTACTCTCTTCTCAACACCTGACCATCAGACTTTATATGTATTGTTGGTGACAATTGATCTAAACGATCAACGACCCGCTGCCGCTCATGATGTGCTTCGTCTAAATACCGAATCAGCCCAAAATCTATTTTAGCGGGCCAGATTTTTACATCAGTTATGTGTTCGGATGTTAACTGAATGTCTAAGGCTATTGTGTAGTTTGCCTTTTCAGTGGTGCTAGTTGTAAACACGAAATTTCCTAATGAGAACGCAGTAATCTGATCATCATCTCTCCATTTAATTTCCTGTAACACATGAGGGTGAGAACCTACCACAATATTGGCACCTGCTGATACCAACTTTTCTTCCAATTCTAATTGGACATCATTCGGTATATCCTCACGTTCTATTCCCCAGTGTACGTACACAATGACCATATCTACTTTAGATCTCCACTGCTCTACCACACTAAGCAAAGGTTCATCCATATAAGCACTGGCCATTCCAGGCTTATTTTCTCCTGCTACCCAATCAGTGGTAGGAATGACTCTCGATACCCCAATCACTGCAAATGAGACCCCATTAATTTCGTCCACATAAGGTTGAAATGCCTGTTGCAGATTATGTCCTACACCAATGTAAGAGTACCCTAACTGATCAAGTTCATGCATCGTTTCATCCAGTGGGGCGTCCATGCCATGATTATTGGCCAGTGTAAAGAGTATCTTATCCTTCAAAGGTTCAAATAGTTCAAATCTGGATGGTTCAGTTTGAAAGGCGTATGTTTTGTCCTCTAACTTACCACTTGTTCCAACTGCTGTTTCCAAATTGGCAACAACCAGATCAGCTTGTTCTAAGAAAGGCATAAACTCAGATAATGGGTAATCATTTCCCTTTTCATCCATCACTTTCGCTACATTCCCAGTCATCATTGTATCTCCTACAAACATTAGGCGTAGCATTGACTTATTCTCATCAATCTGCTTATCTGTGTCCTGCTTTTCTGAGTCCTGTTTAACTTCATCTTCATACTGACGAACTGCATGATTATCAGCAGCCGCTGGCCGGTCTGGCTCAGGTAAATCCATTTGATCCAACGGTTCATCTGGCTGAGATATCATCTCTTCACCCTGACAAGAAACAAGGACGAACATCAAAAGCAAGAGACAAAGTAACCTTAGTTTTTTTGAAAAATTTAATTTGATAAATATATTGGGCTTCAGAATGATCAAATTATCTCTCCCCTATCCCCTCTGTATCGACGATCATCCCAGTACGATAAAATGTGTTTTTCTCTTTCTTGATGAGCACGCAAAACCATCTTTAGATAAGGGCAATAAAGGGGTCCCCCAAAAAGTTATGTCAACATTTGGGTAGCCCCCTAAGTATATTCTATTATTTTGCCCTCACCTTGTTCTCAAATTTTCCTTTGTGGGAACCGTCACAAAAAGGCTTATTACCAGACAGACCACATCGGCATAAGAAAGTTGCTTTTTTGGTTTCAATACGTTGCCCTTCTCCATCATACAGTTCGATTTCACCCTTAATGGCAATGGGCCCGTTATCGTTAATGGTCACTTTCACTTCAGACAACATGATTCACCTCCCTGCATTTAAAAAATTCTGATTATATTTCCTTCTTCATTTAGAAGAACATATATACATTTCCTTGTCAATACTGGGACTTTTTTGCTTTGAATGTTTTTTTCTTTTACTTTTAAAAAGGCTGTAACATAATATTTAAAAAAATCCTTAAGTCCATATCGGTCTATGAATTTTGTCGAGATGTTAAAACAATACTTTTCTTCTTTTGTTTCCGATTTTAATATAGTACTTTCCATTATCTTCGTTATAAAATAGCCTTATTTTCAGCCATTTTTAAAGGTGTCCACACTTCATGAAATCTGTAGTAGGGCATTTCTATCCTCCTTCTTCACAACCCTTTAGGCCTGTTTTTATTTCTGGTACATTTTACGTGCAACAACATGGCATATGCTTATAAAATGAGAAGGAGGTCCTGAAACCCTTTGCCAGGAACACATCACTTCTAAGGAAATAAAAAAACTGATACCATATACGGGAGGTTCAACACTTGAAATCATATCTCATTAACTGTCTGGCCGTGGGCATCGGAGGAGCTCTTGGCACCCTTTTCCGTTACTTGATTAACATCTCTATCCTTGGGTCTCCTTTTCCTTTGGCAACCGTCATTGAAAATATTGTGGGCAGCTTTGTGCTGGGGGGCTTAACAGGTTGGCTTGTCTTTAAAAAAATAAAAGAGTGGTTGAAAACAGGCCTGGGTGTGGGGCTATGCGGAGGATTCACCACCATGTCAACTTTGGCAGCTGATACCGTTATGGTTTACCAAAATATGGACATGGGCTGGGCATTTTTCTATATTACATTATCTCTGTTTGGCGGGATCATCTTTGCCGGGTTAGGTTACCTGCTGGGGGTAAAACTGGGTGAGCAAACCGCCCAAAGGAAAGCAGGTGAACAAACATGAACCTTCTTCTGTTAACTTTAGGCGGCGCATTTGGGGCTGTTTCCCGTTATATGGTTGGCATCGTGATCATGAGAGCATTCCCTAATCCGCCTATACCTGTTGCGATGGTTAGCGTCAATTTTTTAGGATCGCTTGGTTTAGGCTGTTTTTTGGGCCTCTACTTTGGTTCCATTCCTTTTGACGCCTATGCCTATCCGCTATTTCTGCTCCTGGGCGTTGGCTTTTTTGGTGCTTTCACCACGTTTTCCACTTTCAGTGTGGAGGCGGTTCAGCTGATCCGGGATAAACAACCGGCTAAAGCACTGCTTTACATCTCGGCTTCCATCTTAGGGAGCATTGCTCTTTTTTTGCTGGGGTTCAGTTTGTCCCTAACCGATTAAAATCTTGTCCATTGGCCGGAATCGTTCAATTTATTTAACTACTTCCTTTAAGACCTTTACCATATTCACTTTTTCATTCGTCTCATGTCCCCATCCAATTGTTTCCTTAACAATATTTCCGTTGTAGTCCACCTCCATCACTGCCTGAAAAGGGAATGATTGACCAAAGCGGAAGCGGAGATCGGTCCATTTTAAGCGCAGGATGTCTCCCTCACGGCGCTTTTCAAAGTAAACATATTTGGCGAAATACAAAAAGGCATCCAGCACATCACTTTTCTGTCTCCATCTCTGCCAGGCTTGCTGCCAACTCTTGGGTAATTTTATTTCCTCTCGGTACTCACCGTTCCTCAAGCGGCCCAGAATATATCGGTCCTCCGTTTCAACTATCACCTGCCAGTTGTTGAAGCGGAATGTGGGAGTCACACTAATGCTTACAGGTTTGTACTTCCGGTACAAGCTTGAAATACGTCCTAGTTGAAAACGGTGCAGGTAAATCCGTATCAAAACATACAGCAAGGTTAAGCCGTTAAGCCCGGCAAATAATGGCCCAGGCGATATGTTCCCTGTCCACCACAGGATAATCCCGGCCAGTTGAGTGAGAAAGATATACGGGTCCAAGATCATGAGCACATCTTTGGCCAGCCACTCCTCTGTAAACGGACGTAGTGCCTGTGTACCGTAGGTGTTTAATACATCCAGACCTACATGAACAAGCACAGCAATAAAACACCACATCCATAGCAAGGACCAAGACAGTCCATCAACAAAGGGGATGATCAACAGGGTGATCAAGGTTGGCCAAATAAACCAAAAGGGAATGGAGTGTGAAATCCCCCGGTGATATTTGAAATAAGCGGCATCTCCTTTTAAGCGGCAAACACAATCAAAATCAGGTGCTTGAGAAGCAATCACCGTGCCAATGGTAACAGCCAGCCCAACAGAAGGGGTGGATGCCACCTCAGGATGAAGATGGGCCAAACCACCAAGTCCGGCCCCAATCAGAAAATGACTCGCCGTATCCATGGTATCCTTCCTTTTAGTGAAATCTTAAAGTCAAAAAGCCGGGATTAAGCATCCCAGCTAAAACGCACGCCATATTTTCCGCTTTT
The DNA window shown above is from Caldalkalibacillus uzonensis and carries:
- a CDS encoding putative thiazole-containing bacteriocin maturation protein gives rise to the protein MTNLTPSMRLKVKRDTFFLPDPNGGVYVRNNLCSFRMEGSTIDQWIEKLIPMFNGEYTLGDLTDGLPGPYRDRVYEIAEVLYRNGFVRDVSQDRPHQLTEQILKKYASQIEFLDSFGDSGAYRFQAFRQAKVLAIGAGPFFVSLVSALLEAGLPKFHVLVTDSVPTNRQRLVELEAHARKTDPEVAVEEITLQNERVSAWQEIMQPFDWILYVSQEGDIEELRAVHTVCREEKKGFLPAMFVEQAGLAGPVVHPDSNGCWESAWRRIHQSALYKDPQFSTFSSTAEAMLANLIVFELFKTVTGVTEPERNNQFFLLDLETLEGNWHSFLPHPLVARNAHAEWVEDPELLLRRSSGKSKPGALLSYFGSLTSAESGIFHIWEEGDLRQLPLAQCRVQPADPLSEGPAKLLPEIICTGLTHDEARREAGLAGIEAYVSRMAGLFVTTLPPHKEATEGSVAVPQEFVGIGAGETFAEGVCRGLQKCLAEELVKQKEDQTYSVSRVQLSAIEDERCRFYLQALTTMQGAPLIGLGEEVCGFPVVWVGTKDRWYGSVGLNVTLALRQALQQAVTKAQNQATDLPTPPLEVSSVLWEEKAPLSLDIPACEETAQSELLLSAMQRLKRNRKRLLVFELALEPFVKEGLAGVFGVLLREEESQ
- the crcB gene encoding fluoride efflux transporter CrcB: MNLLLLTLGGAFGAVSRYMVGIVIMRAFPNPPIPVAMVSVNFLGSLGLGCFLGLYFGSIPFDAYAYPLFLLLGVGFFGAFTTFSTFSVEAVQLIRDKQPAKALLYISASILGSIALFLLGFSLSLTD
- a CDS encoding fluoride efflux transporter FluC; its protein translation is MKSYLINCLAVGIGGALGTLFRYLINISILGSPFPLATVIENIVGSFVLGGLTGWLVFKKIKEWLKTGLGVGLCGGFTTMSTLAADTVMVYQNMDMGWAFFYITLSLFGGIIFAGLGYLLGVKLGEQTAQRKAGEQT
- a CDS encoding metal-dependent hydrolase, whose protein sequence is MDTASHFLIGAGLGGLAHLHPEVASTPSVGLAVTIGTVIASQAPDFDCVCRLKGDAAYFKYHRGISHSIPFWFIWPTLITLLIIPFVDGLSWSLLWMWCFIAVLVHVGLDVLNTYGTQALRPFTEEWLAKDVLMILDPYIFLTQLAGIILWWTGNISPGPLFAGLNGLTLLYVLIRIYLHRFQLGRISSLYRKYKPVSISVTPTFRFNNWQVIVETEDRYILGRLRNGEYREEIKLPKSWQQAWQRWRQKSDVLDAFLYFAKYVYFEKRREGDILRLKWTDLRFRFGQSFPFQAVMEVDYNGNIVKETIGWGHETNEKVNMVKVLKEVVK
- a CDS encoding CapA family protein → MIILKPNIFIKLNFSKKLRLLCLLLLMFVLVSCQGEEMISQPDEPLDQMDLPEPDRPAAADNHAVRQYEDEVKQDSEKQDTDKQIDENKSMLRLMFVGDTMMTGNVAKVMDEKGNDYPLSEFMPFLEQADLVVANLETAVGTSGKLEDKTYAFQTEPSRFELFEPLKDKILFTLANNHGMDAPLDETMHELDQLGYSYIGVGHNLQQAFQPYVDEINGVSFAVIGVSRVIPTTDWVAGENKPGMASAYMDEPLLSVVEQWRSKVDMVIVYVHWGIEREDIPNDVQLELEEKLVSAGANIVVGSHPHVLQEIKWRDDDQITAFSLGNFVFTTSTTEKANYTIALDIQLTSEHITDVKIWPAKIDFGLIRYLDEAHHERQRVVDRLDQLSPTIHIKSDGQVLRRE
- a CDS encoding CDGSH iron-sulfur domain-containing protein yields the protein MSEVKVTINDNGPIAIKGEIELYDGEGQRIETKKATFLCRCGLSGNKPFCDGSHKGKFENKVRAK
- a CDS encoding TOMM precursor leader peptide-binding protein is translated as MNPVVVVIGEGLLADFVCGELSGQYQVIRHTGFEAGVPEAADLVLVVHDAWHPSVHQQAEEVLRPTNIPWLRGFISFGDGVIGPLVRPGTPGCSQCADWRRLIAGRDRREMFELQQRLGAQEEITRDAWASRTGLLQMAYLLKAEAQRVLEGKRPHLEGRVLLINLKTLKSSRHFFLPDPLCSVCGQLPDDSLAAAHISLQPSPKIHADSYRCRSIDDLKEVLVDDYLDDRTGLLNGKMYNLISPFADASVNLPLFTGDEGAAGRTHSYAVSEITAILEGLERYCGLAPRGKRTVIHDSYRNLSDQALNPVKVGLHAKEQYARPDFPFKPFDPDRPMDWVWGYSFLEERPILVPQLLAYYSLGCGQGFVYETSNGCALGGSLEEAIFYGILEVVERDSFLMTWYAQLPIPRIDPYSVDDQEFQLMVERVRAVAGYDLYLFNSTMENGIPSVWALAKNRKTRGLNIICGAGAHPDPVRAVKSAVHELAGMMLTLDEKFEANQEEYERMLQDSTLVRKMDDHGMVYGLPQAEERLQFLLDENRPLRTFDEEFKRGVRHKDLTDDLRDILQVFRRLNLDVIVVNQTTPEISRNGLHCVKALIPGMLPMTFGHHLTRVTGLERVLRVPMELGYAKQPLTLEQLNPYPHPFP
- a CDS encoding serine hydrolase domain-containing protein, whose protein sequence is MNQEMLDELVAHTAKKPNIFGVVMCVEKGDDSMELVSAAGNMHTDDLYFIASVTKMYVTTVLFKLRAQRYLQLEDPISKYLPKDMTERIHVLNGIDYTHQITIKHLVSNTSGIPDYFSSDVFKNLVNGEDQSWNVEKTLQVIKNKKPRFSPGQKRKAQYSDTNFQLLGKIIEVVTGESLSSVYQRLIFDELCLEKTHVFDHKEPRNEQPISMYYKSKRLDLPLYISSIPAEGGVVSTAKETMRFLRAYFDGHLFPREELQELQQWNLLFAPSLSFYGLGLAIQPLFLPDFIRKSGLMGHWGQTGAFAFYHPPTDLYFTGTVNQLTGHFHAIRLMSKIIRKERVRENE